One window from the genome of Acidobacteriota bacterium encodes:
- a CDS encoding cytochrome P450, protein MASTLSVASKDSLPAGRVAPGPAARGFAGSLPDFRDDKIGFLMGALRDYGEIVRFRFGPKVIHLLQHPDHVKLVLGRNHLNFAKASRGFNKLKSLLGNGLVTSDGSFWQRQRRIAQPAFHRKRIAAFAETMTAVAEEFADRWEPYAESGEPLDLYPEMNRLTFNVVMRTLLGADLPPADFDAVSHGLEVSLNHMNRNIYRLFDVPSSLPTRRNREFRAGVQAMDDVVYKVIAERRKDSSDRIDLLSMMMQARDEETGEQMLDEHLRDEVMTIMLAGHETTAIALTWTWYLLSTHPREARRLRAELAEVLGGRTPTIEDVPRLPYTTQVAHEALRLYPPLWAFSRLVKEEFELGGYQIPANSTLFLSPYVTHRHPEFWENPEGFDPERFAVDRKAGRHPYAFLPFGGGPRNCIGSNFAILEMQMALATLAQRFRPDLLPGHHVEVAPILTLRPNAGMPMVLQRVNGAA, encoded by the coding sequence ATGGCTAGCACGCTGTCAGTTGCTTCGAAGGACTCTCTCCCGGCGGGTCGAGTCGCGCCGGGTCCTGCCGCGCGCGGTTTCGCCGGCAGCCTGCCCGATTTTCGGGACGACAAGATCGGCTTCCTGATGGGAGCCTTGCGGGACTACGGGGAGATCGTGCGCTTCCGCTTCGGCCCCAAGGTGATTCACCTGTTGCAGCACCCGGACCACGTCAAGCTGGTGCTGGGGCGCAACCACCTCAACTTCGCCAAAGCCTCGCGCGGCTTCAACAAGCTGAAGTCCCTCCTCGGCAACGGCCTGGTCACCAGTGACGGCTCCTTCTGGCAGCGCCAGCGGCGTATCGCCCAGCCGGCCTTCCACCGCAAGCGCATCGCCGCCTTCGCCGAAACCATGACCGCCGTCGCCGAAGAGTTCGCCGACCGCTGGGAGCCCTATGCCGAGAGCGGCGAGCCCCTCGACCTCTATCCCGAGATGAACCGGTTGACCTTCAACGTGGTGATGCGAACCCTCCTCGGCGCCGACCTGCCACCGGCCGATTTCGACGCCGTCAGCCACGGCCTCGAGGTTTCCCTCAACCACATGAACCGCAACATCTACCGCCTTTTCGACGTGCCCTCGTCGTTGCCGACGCGCCGCAACCGCGAGTTCCGTGCCGGTGTCCAGGCGATGGACGACGTGGTCTACAAGGTCATCGCCGAGCGCCGCAAGGACTCCTCCGACCGCATCGACCTGCTGTCGATGATGATGCAGGCACGGGACGAGGAAACCGGCGAGCAGATGCTCGACGAGCATCTCCGGGACGAGGTCATGACCATCATGCTGGCGGGGCACGAGACCACTGCCATCGCGCTCACCTGGACCTGGTATCTGCTGTCGACCCATCCGCGCGAGGCCCGCCGCCTGCGCGCCGAGCTCGCCGAAGTGTTGGGTGGTCGGACCCCCACCATCGAAGATGTGCCGCGGCTGCCTTACACCACCCAGGTGGCGCACGAAGCGCTGCGCCTCTATCCGCCGCTGTGGGCCTTCTCTCGGCTGGTCAAAGAGGAGTTCGAGCTCGGGGGCTATCAGATCCCGGCCAACTCGACCCTCTTTCTGTCCCCCTACGTCACCCACCGCCATCCGGAGTTCTGGGAGAATCCCGAGGGCTTCGATCCCGAGCGCTTCGCCGTCGATCGCAAAGCAGGGCGCCACCCTTATGCCTTCTTGCCCTTCGGCGGCGGTCCGCGCAACTGCATCGGCTCGAACTTCGCGATTCTCGAGATGCAGATGGCCTTGGCCACCCTGGCGCAGCGATTTCGTCCCGACCTGCTGCCCGGGCATCACGTAGAGGTGGCACCGATTCTGACGCTGCGGCCCAATGCCGGCATGCCGATGGTGCTGCAAAGGGTGAATGGCGCGGCGTAA